The genomic stretch GTGTGAAAATAAAGTGTAAACTATTCACTAGGACAAAGGGAGTATCAGACATTTCTTAGGATAAACGCCTAAACGGGTTTCCTAACTGTGTCTTAACGGCAGATGCACGATAAGAAACTAATTAGAAAAGATTAACAAAATTATTTCATCAATTATAGTAAACATTAGTTCGTACATCAATTTATGATGCTAAATTCTTAATAATCACTCTAATTAGCTTCGTTCTTATCGCGTGCGCTAAGGATACACGTTTGGAAAATCGTAATACTTGTATAAATAACTAGCTTGTATTTACGTCATAATTACTTGGAGACTACATTTAGTGGTGGAGCCAAGATTCAAACTTAGGGGAGCCTGAAGTTTTAGGAGGGAAGAGGGGAGGGGAACAAGTAATGATCTAAggtaaatttaaagaaaaatccaaaaatataacTAAAAAACTCGAAAAGGGGGCGACCGGCACTTCCAAACCAAACCCCCCCCTCCCCGGAACTCCACCACTGACTACATTAAAAAATCAATAAAATCTAGATTAGACAATATAAGATGTATATTATCACAATAATTAGGAAAGTCTTAAATAAGGAAAGTTTTAACAAGgaataatataaaataaaataaaatatattctCTCTATAATAAGGAAACTCCTAAACGCGGAAAGTTTTAACAATACAACCTAGATTcttagataataataataatattatattctGATATGTATAAAACGGAAACCGACTCCAATACGTATAAATTGAATGAAAGCATAACACATAATATACAGAAAAGTCTTACCAAATCCAATTCATAAATTAATTAGAGAGAATTTACATCctcaaaaataaagaaaatatggAAGTCGATATGAAGCTAGATCACAAAGAAATCGCATTAAAGTACGATGTTGATTTACGTCCATTATCATCGTCAGGGCATCAGGTGTCAATTGAGTTCATATTGGAAGACGAAGGGACGTGGGTTATCGATCCGTGCGACGAAAACATAACCAGGCCGATTAATGATGAAGAACCGGTAATCAATGCAATCGCCATGGTGTTCGATCCTAGTGGTCCTAATGGTTGTTGGGTACAAGAAGCTAGGTCTTGTTTATACACTATGAGCGTCGAACCGATTTTCCAAGACCGAATTCTAGATGACTTACAAGCTTACATAGACCAGGCGGTCACTGACGTTTGTCAAATTAGCCATGATAATAACAATCAGTTGTATATTATCGAGTTTACAGTGACAATTAAGTATTATTATGTCAATCGGGTCGTAGAGCAAGATATGGAGCGTGCCCGTGGAATGGACCGGTtcagtatgagtgaaattgattTGGACCGTAGGCCGGCTGATGACGATTGGGTATGGGTTGTGGATAGGGTAAGAGATGAATATGATGACGTGGATTGGGGTATGGCTATTGACGCGTTGGAGAAGGTCGATAATCAAGGATTGGTCGACGGAAGTGAATGCGCCATTTGTATTCAAGAGTTACTCAAGAGCGAGTCTGTTGTTAAGTTGGGATCGTGTAACCACGCGTTTCATGAGGGTTGTAT from Silene latifolia isolate original U9 population chromosome 5, ASM4854445v1, whole genome shotgun sequence encodes the following:
- the LOC141654856 gene encoding uncharacterized protein LOC141654856, with protein sequence MEVDMKLDHKEIALKYDVDLRPLSSSGHQVSIEFILEDEGTWVIDPCDENITRPINDEEPVINAIAMVFDPSGPNGCWVQEARSCLYTMSVEPIFQDRILDDLQAYIDQAVTDVCQISHDNNNQLYIIEFTVTIKYYYVNRVVEQDMERARGMDRFSMSEIDLDRRPADDDWVWVVDRVRDEYDDVDWGMAIDALEKVDNQGLVDGSECAICIQELLKSESVVKLGSCNHAFHEGCISEWYKKQASCPLCRSVTSHFA